In the Aristaeella hokkaidonensis genome, AAACACATCCTGCCGCAGTTTCATCTGCCGGTCCAGAGCGGCAATAATGAGATTCTGGAAAAGATGAACCGGCACTATACCCGGGAACAGTATCTGGACAGGGTCCGAAAACTGCGGGAAGCCATTCCCGGAATCGGACTAAGTACAGATATTATTGTCAGTTTTCCCGGTGAAACAGAAGCGCAGTTTGAGGACACAATGAGCCTTGTGCGTGAGGTCCGGTACGACAGTGCCTTTACCTTTATATACAGTCCGCGGAAGGGGACAAAAGCGGCAAAAATGGAGGGCCTGATTCCGGATGAAGTATCCCGGGAGAGAATCCAGCGCCTGATTGCACTTCAGGAGGAACTGCAGCAGGATACATTGAAACGGTTCATCGGGTCAGAAGAAGAAATCCTGGTCGAGAGCCTGAGCAAAAGAAGCAAATCTGCTGTATCCGGAAAAGGCAGGCATGCGGTGTCTATTACGGTCAACGGCAGTAATGAAGATATCGGACAGATCCTGAAATGCCGAGTGACCGGACTGAAGAATAATACGCTGACCGGCGAAAGAATATAAGGGAGACAAACGGATATGAGAGAAGTTATGATGAAAGCCCAGGAACTTGCGGAAGCGATCCTGAACAGTGAAACGTATCAGAAAATGAAACAGCAGGAAGGGGCTGTGCGCCATGATCCTGATGCTGCCGCGGCGCTGGGGGACATGATCGAAAAGAGACAGCGTGTGGAAGCGATTCTGTCAGCCGCAGATATGAATGCGAACGAACTTGCTGAGGCCAGCCGTGAAATGGAAGAAGCGGAAAAACGGATGAATGAGAATGAAATGATCCGGACGCTGAAACAGTACAGAAACGATTTTCAGACCATGATGGATAATGTAAACAAGATCCTCCGGCTGGTGATTACCGGCGAAGTGGAAGAGGAAAACAGCGGCAGCACGGGATGTTCCGGCAACTGCTCCTGCTGCAGCGGATGCCGCTGAGAAAGGAACAACATGGCACTTTCACCTATGATGCAGCAGTACCTGCGTATTCATGACCAGTATGCGGATTGCTTGCTGCTGTTCCGGCTGGGGGACTTTTATGAGCTCTTTTTTGAAGATGCCAAAACCGCCTCCAGAGAACTGGAGCTGACCCTGACCGGAAAAGACTGCGGTCTGGAGGAACGCGCACCGATGTGCGGCGTTCCTTATCATTCCGTGAATACCTATATTGAAAAGCTGATTGCAAAAGGCTACAAGGTTGCCATCTGTGAGCAGATGGAAGATCCGGCACTGGCCAAAGGCCTCGTGGACCGGGATGTGGTCCGGGTGATCACAGCCGGCACGGTGACGGATCCTGCCATGCTGGAAGACAAGGCAAACAACTATCTTATGTGCGTCTATCTGGACGGCAAAAAGACTGGCATAGCCTATGCAGACGTATCCACAGGTGAGTTTTTCGTTATGGAGCCTGAAGTAAATCTGCTGAGGGCGC is a window encoding:
- a CDS encoding YlbF family regulator, which codes for MREVMMKAQELAEAILNSETYQKMKQQEGAVRHDPDAAAALGDMIEKRQRVEAILSAADMNANELAEASREMEEAEKRMNENEMIRTLKQYRNDFQTMMDNVNKILRLVITGEVEEENSGSTGCSGNCSCCSGCR